A genome region from Microbacterium profundi includes the following:
- a CDS encoding NADPH-dependent F420 reductase encodes MTAITVIGTGNMGQAIAGIAAKGGSTVQILARDLEKAGTAAASINASAGVVGDAISGEIVVLALPYPALAEVAGIYGDQLANKVVVDITNPVDFATFDGLVVPADSSAAAELAALVPAAKVVKAFNTTFAATLAAGELGGEPTVVQIAGDDEAAKKLLADVIVAGGLKVADAGALKRARELEALGFLQMVLAVREQISWTGGYAVRA; translated from the coding sequence ATGACTGCGATCACCGTCATCGGAACAGGGAACATGGGCCAGGCCATCGCCGGCATCGCCGCGAAGGGCGGCTCCACTGTGCAGATCCTGGCGCGCGACCTCGAGAAGGCCGGCACTGCCGCGGCATCCATCAATGCATCCGCCGGAGTCGTGGGCGACGCGATCTCGGGTGAGATCGTCGTTCTCGCTCTTCCCTACCCGGCACTGGCCGAGGTCGCCGGCATCTACGGCGACCAGCTCGCGAACAAGGTCGTCGTCGACATCACCAACCCGGTCGACTTCGCCACCTTCGACGGTCTGGTCGTGCCGGCAGACTCTTCTGCCGCTGCAGAGCTTGCAGCTCTCGTCCCCGCGGCAAAGGTCGTCAAGGCCTTCAACACGACCTTCGCCGCGACTCTCGCGGCCGGCGAGCTCGGTGGCGAGCCGACGGTCGTGCAGATCGCCGGTGACGACGAAGCGGCCAAGAAGCTCCTCGCCGACGTGATCGTCGCCGGGGGCCTCAAGGTCGCGGATGCCGGTGCGCTGAAGCGCGCGCGTGAGCTCGAGGCCCTCGGGTTCCTGCAGATGGTGCTCGCCGTCCGCGAGCAGATCAGCTGGACCGGCGGCTACGCCGTCCGCGCCTGA
- a CDS encoding cytosine permease → MTIASSPPVTDATPTTVDRDYPLSRVPSQARQGWFGVLVVVAGFIFFTPTMVTGGQVAGAFGFGPFLGLAAIATAVLALYVATLAAASARTGLSTVLISRLALGRVGGKWASIVLGGTQIGWYGITVGIFANLLASALGWTTSWPLAIVGGALMATTAYWGFKGIEVLSWISVPLMFALCIWITVLSIEEVGGVPSLFETTGDGSIAPGMALTMMIGTFISGGTQIGNWTRFSRSTRAAFFTCLGVLLVIESAMLIFGGVGAIAFGEPDFTALLFTIGLAGLGVFMLTFNLWTTNDNAAYAFGVAGAELFGTNDKRPFIIGGVIIGTALAASGLADSMTMFLVTLGTVIPPLGGVIIGTFLFVWRRRDPGSDVATVPLFVWPGIIAYLLGTAAALFGTITGIGSPAVQGVLVAIIAAPVCHIIARSRNRVAK, encoded by the coding sequence ATGACCATCGCCTCCTCCCCACCCGTCACAGATGCCACCCCGACCACGGTCGACCGCGACTACCCGCTCTCCCGCGTTCCGTCACAGGCACGCCAGGGATGGTTCGGCGTCCTCGTCGTCGTCGCGGGATTTATCTTCTTCACCCCGACCATGGTCACCGGCGGCCAGGTCGCGGGAGCCTTCGGGTTCGGGCCGTTCCTCGGCCTCGCCGCGATCGCCACCGCGGTGCTCGCTCTCTACGTCGCCACCCTCGCTGCCGCGAGCGCACGAACCGGACTGTCGACCGTGCTCATCTCGCGGCTGGCCCTCGGCCGTGTCGGGGGCAAGTGGGCATCGATCGTGCTCGGTGGCACCCAGATCGGCTGGTACGGCATCACTGTCGGCATCTTCGCCAATTTGCTCGCCTCCGCACTCGGCTGGACCACTTCCTGGCCGCTGGCGATCGTCGGCGGCGCTCTCATGGCGACCACCGCGTACTGGGGATTCAAGGGCATCGAGGTGCTGTCCTGGATCTCTGTACCACTCATGTTCGCCCTGTGCATCTGGATCACCGTGCTCTCGATCGAAGAGGTCGGCGGAGTGCCGTCACTGTTCGAGACGACCGGCGATGGGTCCATCGCCCCAGGCATGGCGCTGACGATGATGATCGGCACGTTCATCTCCGGCGGCACGCAGATCGGCAACTGGACCCGCTTCTCCCGCAGCACCCGCGCAGCCTTCTTCACCTGCCTCGGAGTCCTCCTCGTCATCGAAAGCGCGATGCTCATCTTCGGTGGCGTCGGCGCGATCGCCTTCGGAGAACCGGACTTCACGGCCTTGCTGTTCACGATCGGGCTCGCCGGACTCGGCGTCTTCATGTTGACGTTCAATCTGTGGACCACGAACGACAACGCTGCCTACGCATTCGGCGTCGCCGGTGCAGAGCTGTTCGGCACGAACGACAAGCGGCCCTTCATCATCGGAGGCGTGATCATCGGCACCGCCCTCGCGGCGAGCGGCCTCGCCGACTCGATGACCATGTTCCTCGTCACTCTCGGCACCGTGATCCCCCCACTCGGAGGCGTCATCATCGGCACCTTCCTGTTCGTCTGGCGTCGACGCGACCCCGGGTCCGATGTCGCCACCGTCCCGCTGTTCGTCTGGCCCGGCATCATCGCGTACCTGCTCGGCACCGCGGCAGCCCTGTTCGGCACCATCACCGGAATCGGGAGCCCGGCGGTGCAGGGCGTTCTCGTCGCGATCATCGCGGCGCCTGTCTGCCATATCATCGCCCGGAGCCGGAATCGAGTCGCCAAGTGA
- a CDS encoding MarR family winged helix-turn-helix transcriptional regulator has product MVASLPRMTQEQSRAWLALISTAELLPAALDAQLQRDADLTHYEFILLSALQRAGAMRLSDLAAATNATLPRASKVVSRLQQRELLERAESTTDRRSVLLRLSRQGRRRLVLATPEHFATAHRLVLDRLSPAQLDALADALEPVVQALDPQQRFGPF; this is encoded by the coding sequence ATGGTCGCTTCCCTTCCCCGCATGACGCAGGAGCAGTCCCGAGCCTGGCTCGCACTGATCAGCACGGCCGAGCTCCTTCCGGCCGCGCTCGACGCCCAGCTGCAGCGCGACGCCGACCTCACGCACTACGAATTCATCCTGCTCAGCGCCCTTCAACGCGCGGGCGCCATGCGCCTGAGCGATCTGGCCGCAGCGACCAATGCGACACTCCCCCGCGCCTCGAAGGTCGTCAGCAGGCTTCAGCAGCGCGAACTACTCGAACGGGCGGAGAGCACGACGGATCGGCGCAGCGTGCTGCTCAGACTCAGCAGACAGGGCCGTCGACGGCTGGTGCTCGCGACACCTGAACATTTCGCCACCGCGCATCGACTGGTGCTCGATCGCCTCTCACCGGCGCAGCTCGACGCCCTCGCCGACGCACTCGAACCTGTGGTGCAGGCACTGGATCCGCAGCAGCGGTTCGGGCCCTTCTGA
- a CDS encoding M13 family metallopeptidase translates to MTDALPAGLATEEFSSEIRPQDDLYRYVNGSWLERTEIPGDKARWGSFHLLAEQAEKDVRTIIEESQDAEAGTLARKIGDMFSSFMDTARIDAAGVTPLADTLAEIDRIDSIPSLLATIGAYERDGRAHLIGLYVDGDPGDPERYLPILVQSGLSLPDESYYRLESFEATRTAYRAHLERLLALAGIADAAGDAERSFELEKQIASHHWDNVASRDAVATYNLKTWDELQSLIGVDLAPWRDAVVPTTLRQAQGTHPFAEAVVSQPSALEGLGTLLTEERLDEWKSWLRAHVVHAAAPYLTDDIVQENFSFYGTEISGVPTIRERWKRGVSVTEGALGEAIGKVYVERHYPPTAKASMDELVANLIEAYRQSITTLEWMSPETRERALAKLDAFTPKIGHPEVWRDYSTLEIDGADIFGNVRRANIFEHDRNVDKVGKPIDRNEWHMPPQMVNAYYNPSMNEIVFPAAILQYPFFDASRDAAANYGGIGAVIGHEIGHGFDDQGSRYDGSGKLDDWWTDADRSAFEERTKALIAQYEALVPVGLAAENHVNGALTIGENIGDLGGLGIALKAYELSLGGSPSPVIDGLTGVQRLLLSWAQVWQQKSRDAETIRLLTIDPHSPNEFRCNQIVRNIDAFYDAFEVTDADALHLPREQRVTIW, encoded by the coding sequence ATGACTGATGCTCTCCCTGCAGGACTCGCCACCGAAGAATTCAGCTCCGAGATCCGTCCGCAGGACGACCTGTACCGGTACGTGAACGGCTCGTGGCTCGAGCGCACCGAAATCCCGGGAGACAAAGCCAGGTGGGGATCGTTTCACCTGCTCGCCGAACAGGCCGAGAAAGACGTGCGGACGATCATCGAAGAGTCGCAGGACGCAGAGGCCGGCACGCTCGCACGCAAGATCGGCGACATGTTCTCGAGCTTCATGGACACCGCGCGCATCGACGCCGCCGGGGTCACGCCGCTCGCCGACACTCTCGCCGAGATCGATCGGATCGACAGCATCCCCTCTCTTCTCGCGACGATCGGCGCCTACGAGCGCGACGGCCGTGCGCACCTGATCGGCCTCTACGTCGACGGCGATCCGGGTGATCCAGAGCGCTACCTGCCGATTCTCGTGCAGTCGGGCCTCTCGCTGCCCGACGAGAGCTACTACCGCCTCGAGAGCTTCGAAGCCACCCGCACTGCGTACCGCGCTCACCTCGAGCGACTGCTCGCGCTCGCCGGCATCGCGGATGCTGCGGGCGACGCCGAGCGTTCGTTCGAGCTAGAGAAGCAGATCGCCTCGCATCACTGGGACAACGTCGCCAGCCGCGACGCCGTCGCCACCTACAACCTCAAGACCTGGGATGAACTGCAGAGCCTGATCGGCGTCGACCTCGCACCGTGGCGTGACGCGGTCGTGCCGACCACCCTTCGACAGGCTCAGGGAACGCATCCCTTCGCCGAAGCCGTCGTCTCGCAGCCAAGCGCACTCGAGGGTCTCGGCACGCTGCTCACCGAGGAGCGGCTGGACGAGTGGAAGTCGTGGTTGCGCGCGCACGTCGTGCACGCCGCCGCGCCCTACCTCACCGACGACATCGTGCAGGAGAACTTCTCGTTCTACGGCACCGAGATCTCGGGTGTCCCGACGATCCGCGAGCGCTGGAAGCGCGGCGTCTCCGTCACCGAAGGCGCTCTGGGCGAGGCCATCGGCAAGGTTTACGTGGAGCGCCACTACCCGCCGACGGCAAAGGCCTCGATGGATGAGCTCGTCGCGAACCTCATTGAGGCGTACCGGCAGAGCATCACGACCCTCGAATGGATGAGCCCGGAGACCCGCGAGCGGGCACTGGCCAAGCTCGATGCGTTCACACCGAAGATCGGCCACCCCGAGGTGTGGCGCGACTACTCCACGCTGGAGATCGACGGTGCGGACATCTTCGGCAACGTCCGACGCGCGAACATCTTCGAGCACGACCGCAACGTCGACAAGGTCGGCAAACCCATCGATCGCAATGAGTGGCACATGCCGCCGCAGATGGTCAACGCCTACTACAACCCCTCGATGAACGAGATCGTCTTCCCCGCCGCGATCCTGCAGTACCCGTTCTTCGACGCCTCCCGCGACGCCGCGGCCAATTACGGCGGAATCGGCGCCGTAATCGGCCACGAGATCGGTCACGGATTCGACGATCAGGGCAGTCGCTATGACGGCTCGGGCAAGCTCGACGATTGGTGGACGGATGCTGACCGCTCAGCCTTCGAGGAGCGTACGAAGGCTTTGATCGCCCAGTACGAGGCGCTGGTGCCTGTCGGGCTCGCGGCCGAGAACCACGTCAACGGCGCCCTCACGATCGGTGAGAACATCGGCGACCTGGGCGGCCTGGGCATCGCGCTGAAGGCATACGAACTGTCACTCGGTGGCTCGCCGTCGCCGGTCATCGACGGTCTCACCGGCGTGCAACGACTTCTTCTCTCGTGGGCGCAGGTATGGCAGCAGAAGAGCCGCGACGCCGAGACGATCCGTCTGCTCACGATCGATCCGCACTCGCCGAATGAGTTCCGCTGCAACCAGATCGTGCGCAACATCGATGCCTTCTACGACGCGTTCGAGGTGACCGATGCGGACGCGCTGCACCTTCCCCGCGAACAGCGTGTGACGATCTGGTGA
- a CDS encoding MATE family efflux transporter: MTARQTLNREILRLAVPALGALVAEPAFLMVDAALVGHLGVTPLAGLGIASAVLQTIVGLMIFLAYSTTPAVARRFGAGDKQDAVSVGIDGMWLALGLGAVLAVAGALSSPWLVSLFGASAEVAEQADVYLSISMWGLPAMLIVFAATGLLRGMQDTVTPLWIAGAGFGANALLNWLFIYGFGWGIAGSAAGTIVAQWGMVAAYVLIIGRLARRHSASVRPQRDGVRGSARSGGWLFLRTVSLRVALLVTVGIATGIGTTELAGWQVVFTIFSAAAFALDALAIAAQALIGKGLGAGDIPGVRHVLARTVAWGAWFGVIVGGLIAALSGVIGLAFTGDPAVAALIQPALIVLAVAQPIAGIVFVLDGVLMGSGDVRYLAIAGGLNLVPFLPALWIITLVGVDGTAGVTWLAVAFFGVYLLARFATLGWRVKTGGWLSASV; the protein is encoded by the coding sequence GTGACCGCGCGCCAGACCCTCAATCGAGAGATCCTGCGCCTCGCCGTCCCCGCTCTCGGCGCGCTGGTCGCCGAGCCGGCGTTCCTGATGGTGGATGCTGCGCTCGTCGGCCACCTCGGCGTCACACCGCTCGCCGGCCTCGGCATCGCGAGTGCCGTGCTGCAGACGATCGTCGGGCTGATGATCTTCCTCGCCTATTCGACGACCCCGGCGGTCGCTCGACGATTCGGCGCGGGCGACAAGCAGGATGCCGTGAGCGTCGGGATCGACGGCATGTGGCTGGCGCTGGGCCTCGGCGCGGTGCTCGCCGTCGCGGGCGCACTCTCCTCGCCGTGGCTGGTGTCGCTGTTCGGCGCATCCGCCGAGGTCGCCGAGCAGGCCGACGTCTATCTGTCGATCTCGATGTGGGGCCTGCCCGCGATGCTCATCGTGTTCGCCGCGACGGGCCTGCTGCGCGGCATGCAGGACACCGTGACCCCGTTGTGGATCGCCGGGGCAGGGTTCGGTGCGAATGCGCTGCTGAACTGGCTGTTCATCTACGGCTTCGGCTGGGGCATCGCCGGCTCAGCCGCCGGCACGATCGTCGCGCAATGGGGCATGGTCGCCGCCTATGTGCTCATCATCGGCCGCCTCGCACGCCGGCACTCGGCATCCGTCCGTCCTCAGCGCGACGGCGTCCGTGGTTCGGCGCGCTCGGGCGGCTGGCTGTTCCTGCGCACCGTGAGCCTGCGCGTCGCCCTGCTCGTCACAGTCGGCATCGCCACTGGCATCGGCACCACCGAGCTTGCCGGCTGGCAGGTGGTGTTCACGATCTTCTCGGCCGCGGCGTTCGCGCTCGATGCGCTCGCGATCGCCGCACAAGCGCTGATCGGCAAGGGCCTCGGCGCGGGCGACATCCCCGGCGTGCGGCATGTTCTCGCCCGCACGGTCGCGTGGGGCGCGTGGTTCGGTGTGATCGTCGGCGGACTGATCGCGGCGCTGTCGGGTGTGATCGGGCTCGCGTTCACCGGTGACCCGGCCGTCGCGGCTCTCATCCAGCCGGCGCTGATCGTGCTCGCTGTTGCGCAACCGATCGCAGGGATCGTGTTCGTGCTCGACGGCGTGCTGATGGGATCCGGCGACGTGCGATACCTGGCCATCGCCGGCGGGCTCAACCTTGTGCCGTTCCTGCCCGCGCTGTGGATCATCACCCTCGTCGGAGTCGACGGCACCGCCGGGGTGACCTGGCTGGCTGTGGCTTTCTTCGGCGTCTACCTGCTCGCCCGCTTCGCGACGCTCGGCTGGCGTGTGAAGACCGGCGGGTGGTTGAGCGCATCGGTTTAG
- a CDS encoding serine hydrolase, whose amino-acid sequence MGTPPAPEPVEGTSPPAMLRRSQRSRRRVPRRAAVGRRSFVATVRALEELADAGAQVSVHVTDLDSGAQVLAGDDHVTMPIAGLGVVPLLIEVAAGFEAGTLDPLEIVDRSATDLVTTAGVWRNLRAPALPLVDLAVLAAAAGDPMAVNALLTHVGDDRVNERLESLCLSQTALLDRFRDERGPDDAPHLAVGTTRELAGLFSALVNSTAVNVAVSAQVSEWLSLNHDLSLVAASTGLDPFAHDHDAHGLLFINKTGRERGVRAEAGVLAGPRSGIAYAMIVCFDDLSITHRLRVHDAFRVLGLELMEYAH is encoded by the coding sequence GTGGGCACTCCCCCGGCCCCTGAGCCCGTCGAAGGGACTTCGCCGCCTGCGATGCTGCGCAGATCACAGCGCAGCCGTCGGCGTGTTCCGCGTCGTGCGGCCGTGGGCCGCAGGTCATTCGTCGCCACCGTGCGTGCGCTCGAGGAGCTGGCGGATGCTGGCGCACAGGTCTCGGTGCACGTCACGGATCTCGACAGCGGTGCCCAGGTGCTGGCCGGCGACGATCACGTCACGATGCCGATCGCGGGGCTCGGTGTCGTGCCGCTGCTGATCGAGGTCGCCGCAGGGTTCGAAGCAGGAACGCTGGATCCGCTCGAGATCGTCGATCGATCCGCGACTGACTTGGTGACGACGGCAGGAGTGTGGCGCAACCTGCGGGCGCCGGCGCTGCCGCTGGTCGACCTCGCCGTGCTCGCGGCGGCAGCGGGCGATCCGATGGCGGTGAACGCCCTCCTCACGCACGTCGGGGATGACCGCGTGAATGAGCGTCTCGAGTCGCTCTGCCTCTCTCAGACGGCACTGCTCGATCGCTTCCGGGACGAGCGAGGGCCGGATGACGCCCCGCATCTCGCGGTCGGCACGACACGGGAGCTCGCCGGGCTGTTCTCCGCGCTCGTGAACTCCACGGCGGTCAATGTCGCCGTCAGCGCACAGGTATCGGAGTGGCTGAGCCTGAACCACGATCTGAGTCTGGTCGCGGCATCCACTGGGCTCGACCCGTTCGCTCACGACCACGACGCTCATGGGCTGCTGTTCATCAACAAGACGGGGCGCGAGCGCGGTGTGCGCGCAGAAGCCGGCGTGCTCGCCGGTCCCCGGTCGGGGATCGCCTACGCGATGATCGTCTGCTTCGACGACCTCTCGATCACCCACCGGCTGCGCGTGCACGATGCGTTCCGCGTGCTCGGACTCGAGCTCATGGAGTACGCGCACTGA
- a CDS encoding amidohydrolase family protein → MNATLIRNADIITMDANSHATPIRRDLRIADGCFTEIGVGLTPLPGETVIDGSGMLITPGFVNAHTHSWEYLYKGRYDNMPLELWMAYSYPILGGSPMTPDLIRLRTLMFAMESMKSGVTTLIDDVLETPGQDLDQLAAVVGAYTDIGIRANVSGHIINRPFVDTLPFVTDWLPDELVRQVRSAPTLTAAEYLDFSREAFRRHHGSAGGRIRYMLAPSGPQRCTDDLLVGANALSADYDAEVHIHVLETKTQAVTGDELYGGRTLVQHLDEIGALSPRTTFAHGIWVTDDDIERIARAGVSVSHNAISNLKLGSGILPWRAYQDAGVNLGLGTDGCSSSDTPRLMEVMKMTALLHKVSEPDFERWPTVPEVLEAATIGGARSGVLDGSIGSIEVGKRADLVMFDTTTLAFMPTNRLENHLVYSENGSSIVRVMVDGVVTVENGRLTQIDEDEVIAAFREEMPRIREEQDRLDAINDTFAPTFTRMHLQSAARQMPVNRWSGHARSWVDTHEHV, encoded by the coding sequence GTGAACGCCACACTAATCCGCAATGCGGACATCATCACCATGGACGCGAACTCGCACGCGACTCCGATACGCCGTGATCTGCGGATCGCGGACGGCTGCTTCACCGAGATCGGCGTCGGCCTCACGCCGTTGCCCGGTGAGACGGTGATCGACGGGAGCGGGATGCTGATCACGCCGGGATTCGTGAACGCCCACACGCACTCCTGGGAGTACCTGTACAAGGGGCGGTACGACAACATGCCGCTGGAGCTGTGGATGGCCTACTCGTATCCGATCCTCGGCGGCAGCCCGATGACGCCGGATCTGATTCGACTCCGCACACTCATGTTCGCGATGGAGTCGATGAAGTCGGGGGTCACGACCCTGATCGACGATGTGCTCGAGACACCGGGACAAGACCTGGACCAGCTCGCCGCGGTGGTCGGTGCGTACACGGACATCGGCATCCGCGCCAATGTCTCTGGCCACATCATCAATCGACCGTTCGTCGACACCCTGCCGTTCGTCACGGACTGGCTGCCCGATGAACTCGTGCGCCAGGTCCGTTCCGCTCCGACGCTCACCGCGGCGGAGTACCTCGACTTCTCACGCGAGGCATTCAGGCGGCACCACGGATCCGCGGGAGGACGCATCCGCTACATGCTGGCTCCTTCCGGACCGCAGCGATGCACGGACGACCTCCTGGTCGGAGCGAACGCACTCTCGGCCGATTACGACGCCGAAGTGCACATCCATGTTCTGGAGACGAAGACACAGGCCGTAACCGGGGACGAGCTCTACGGTGGCCGAACCCTCGTGCAGCACCTCGACGAGATCGGCGCACTGAGCCCTCGCACGACCTTCGCGCACGGCATCTGGGTCACGGACGACGACATCGAGCGCATCGCGCGCGCCGGGGTGTCGGTGTCGCACAACGCCATCTCGAACCTGAAGCTCGGCTCAGGCATCCTGCCGTGGCGCGCGTATCAGGACGCCGGCGTGAACCTGGGTCTGGGCACCGACGGCTGCTCCTCCAGCGATACCCCGCGCCTCATGGAGGTGATGAAGATGACCGCTCTGCTACACAAGGTCAGCGAACCGGACTTCGAGCGCTGGCCGACGGTGCCGGAGGTGCTCGAGGCGGCGACGATCGGCGGTGCGCGCAGCGGTGTGCTCGACGGGTCCATCGGGTCCATCGAGGTCGGCAAGCGTGCCGACCTGGTCATGTTCGACACGACGACCCTCGCTTTCATGCCGACCAATCGTCTCGAGAACCACCTCGTCTACAGCGAGAACGGATCGTCGATCGTGCGCGTGATGGTCGATGGTGTGGTGACGGTGGAGAACGGCCGGCTCACCCAGATCGACGAGGACGAGGTCATCGCCGCCTTCCGGGAGGAGATGCCACGGATTCGGGAGGAGCAGGATCGCCTGGATGCGATCAACGACACCTTTGCTCCGACGTTCACCCGCATGCATCTCCAGTCCGCCGCGCGGCAGATGCCCGTCAACAGGTGGTCCGGGCACGCGCGCAGCTGGGTCGACACCCACGAGCACGTCTGA
- a CDS encoding PucR family transcriptional regulator, whose product MRYPAGESPDLRDPSAVRVADLLAWNEPRVALVGEMVGLDRVIRWSLPSDLVDPSPYLRGDELVLTAGISIVDVATQRKFVESVCAAGAAVIGFALGVVADEVPPALIGAANALGVAVLSIPADVAFVEITQRLANEQNRHQLEARERSRVGAIVDMVRRGQASSQVLKQEFGARAESIDTVGVVVARRIAWPIDDAVLKGDIGQNAVAVFPGEKIAGMLSAAREVGLPFGWSGPVGFDRAATAVREAFAAVEVSSRLGRAAGPRDLATWHGLVHRLTPDQLAPFVDHVIAPLREYDLRHRTQLLLTAEVLCHRDGAVPAAAAELYVHENTVRKRVLRIEGLTGLNPLNSLDRAALLVALVGRHA is encoded by the coding sequence ATGAGATATCCCGCCGGGGAGTCACCTGACCTGCGCGACCCGAGCGCAGTCCGCGTCGCCGATCTGCTCGCATGGAACGAACCGCGCGTGGCACTGGTCGGCGAGATGGTCGGGCTCGATCGGGTGATCCGGTGGTCTCTGCCGTCGGATCTGGTCGATCCAAGTCCGTACCTTCGCGGGGACGAGTTGGTGCTGACGGCGGGGATATCCATCGTCGACGTCGCCACGCAACGCAAATTCGTGGAGTCCGTCTGCGCCGCGGGTGCTGCGGTGATCGGCTTCGCGCTCGGCGTGGTGGCTGATGAGGTTCCGCCGGCGCTCATCGGCGCGGCCAATGCCCTGGGCGTCGCGGTGCTGTCGATCCCCGCCGACGTCGCCTTCGTCGAGATCACCCAGCGGCTCGCGAACGAACAGAATCGTCACCAGCTCGAGGCGCGGGAACGATCGCGAGTCGGAGCGATCGTCGACATGGTCCGGCGCGGCCAGGCGAGTTCGCAGGTGCTCAAACAGGAGTTCGGCGCACGTGCGGAGTCGATCGACACGGTCGGCGTGGTCGTGGCTCGCCGCATCGCCTGGCCAATCGACGACGCCGTGTTGAAAGGCGATATCGGACAGAACGCGGTCGCGGTCTTTCCTGGGGAGAAGATCGCAGGGATGCTGTCGGCAGCGCGCGAGGTCGGATTACCGTTCGGCTGGAGCGGACCGGTCGGCTTCGACCGAGCCGCGACGGCGGTCAGGGAGGCGTTCGCAGCCGTCGAGGTCTCGTCTCGACTCGGCCGAGCCGCGGGCCCCCGCGATCTGGCGACGTGGCACGGGCTCGTTCACCGACTCACTCCTGACCAGCTCGCGCCCTTCGTCGACCACGTGATCGCCCCGCTGCGCGAATACGACCTGCGTCACCGCACGCAGTTGCTGCTCACCGCCGAAGTGCTGTGCCATCGGGACGGCGCTGTGCCGGCGGCAGCGGCAGAGCTGTACGTTCACGAGAACACCGTGCGCAAGCGTGTCTTGCGCATAGAGGGTCTCACGGGGCTCAATCCGCTGAACAGCCTCGATCGCGCCGCGCTCCTGGTCGCGCTCGTGGGCCGCCATGCTTGA
- a CDS encoding DnaJ family domain-containing protein translates to MTDPRDAAARYRARQGDELDAEMDAEPEAPPTQLTAENQHEFVETAIQLAIRRGEFDDLPGAGKPIEGLGTHHDPDWWIRRKIETENLSGLGPPALLLRVEDRELDANLDQLARESDVREVLEDFNRRIIAARRQLQGGPPVVTRMRDVDAEVEAWRKRRAARPAPVAAPEPSRRRFGRRKKENRG, encoded by the coding sequence ATGACTGATCCTCGAGACGCGGCCGCCCGATACCGGGCGCGGCAAGGCGACGAGCTGGACGCCGAGATGGATGCCGAGCCGGAAGCGCCCCCGACGCAGCTCACCGCCGAGAATCAGCATGAGTTCGTCGAGACGGCGATCCAGCTCGCGATCCGCCGCGGTGAATTCGACGATCTCCCTGGAGCGGGTAAGCCCATCGAGGGCCTCGGCACGCACCACGATCCCGACTGGTGGATCCGACGCAAGATCGAGACCGAGAATCTGTCCGGCCTCGGCCCTCCTGCGCTGCTGCTGCGCGTGGAGGACCGCGAGCTCGACGCGAACCTCGATCAGCTCGCTCGTGAGAGCGACGTGCGCGAGGTGCTGGAGGACTTCAACAGGCGGATCATCGCCGCCCGCCGCCAACTGCAGGGCGGCCCGCCGGTCGTCACACGGATGCGCGACGTGGATGCTGAGGTCGAGGCCTGGCGCAAGCGCCGCGCCGCGCGACCCGCACCCGTCGCCGCGCCGGAACCCTCTCGGCGCCGGTTCGGTCGACGCAAGAAGGAAAACCGGGGTTAG